From the genome of Halomonas sp. MCCC 1A13316, one region includes:
- a CDS encoding DUF1285 domain-containing protein: MNLDPLLNHVEPDGVIPPVDRWQPTQAGEMDLEIAADGRWFHEGSEMTRARLVRLLSTLLRREHDGHYYLVTPVEKQRIHVVDRPFVVVDAEQDTAGDWWFTTNAGDRLRLDDVHRLQLSATPDGTQVPEVPVRFGLSARLGRNVFYRLVDCAEQRQEEGGGNELGLTSAGVWQPLGNLPAEAP, from the coding sequence ATGAACCTGGACCCACTGCTCAACCACGTCGAGCCCGATGGGGTCATTCCTCCTGTGGACCGCTGGCAGCCGACCCAGGCCGGGGAGATGGACCTGGAGATTGCCGCCGACGGCCGTTGGTTCCACGAAGGCAGCGAAATGACACGCGCCCGCCTGGTCAGGCTGCTTTCGACGCTGCTGCGACGTGAACACGACGGCCACTATTATCTGGTCACCCCGGTGGAGAAGCAGCGTATCCATGTGGTCGATCGCCCCTTCGTCGTGGTCGATGCCGAGCAGGACACGGCAGGGGATTGGTGGTTCACTACCAATGCCGGCGACCGCTTGCGACTGGACGACGTGCATCGGCTGCAGCTGAGTGCCACGCCTGACGGCACGCAGGTGCCGGAGGTGCCAGTGCGCTTCGGCCTCTCGGCCCGTCTGGGTCGCAACGTCTTCTACCGCCTGGTGGACTGTGCCGAACAGCGCCAGGAGGAGGGCGGTGGGAACGAACTCGGCTTGACCAGTGCAGGCGTATGGCAGCCGCTGGGCAATTTGCCCGCCGAGGCTCCGTGA
- a CDS encoding TatD family hydrolase, with the protein MFVDSHCHLDRLDPKTHDGSLTVALEAARARDVRQFLAIAVTLEDVPSLAGIAREHADVAISAGVHPMHLLEREPDLELIKETAERFGAVAIGECGLDYHYLEKTPEHVPSREVQRERFRCQLIAATELELPVIVHTRDAREDTLALIREHSDPAIGGVLHCFTEDLEMAREAVGHGFYISLSGIVTFRNAESLREVARRVPLDRLLIETDSPYLAPVPHRGKPNEPAWVVEVAQCIARERRISIDEVAMQTTANFYQLFRQAAPEVSDETRDVLARAGLV; encoded by the coding sequence ATGTTTGTCGACTCTCACTGTCACCTCGACCGCCTCGATCCGAAGACTCACGACGGCAGCCTCACCGTCGCTCTGGAGGCGGCCCGCGCACGCGACGTGCGCCAGTTCCTTGCCATTGCGGTGACCCTCGAGGACGTGCCGAGCCTGGCCGGGATCGCTCGTGAGCACGCCGACGTGGCGATCTCCGCTGGCGTGCATCCGATGCATTTGCTTGAGCGCGAGCCCGACCTCGAGCTTATCAAAGAGACGGCGGAGCGCTTCGGTGCCGTGGCCATCGGCGAGTGCGGGCTGGATTACCATTATCTCGAAAAGACGCCTGAGCACGTGCCTTCGCGGGAGGTGCAACGCGAGCGCTTCAGGTGTCAGTTGATTGCCGCCACCGAGCTCGAGCTGCCGGTGATCGTGCATACCCGCGATGCCCGCGAGGACACCCTGGCACTGATTCGTGAACACAGCGATCCGGCCATCGGCGGGGTGCTGCACTGTTTCACCGAAGACCTCGAGATGGCGCGGGAGGCGGTTGGTCACGGCTTCTACATCTCGCTGTCGGGTATCGTCACTTTTCGTAATGCCGAGAGCCTGCGCGAGGTGGCGCGCCGTGTGCCTCTCGACCGGCTGCTGATCGAGACCGACAGCCCCTACCTGGCGCCGGTGCCGCATCGCGGCAAGCCTAACGAGCCGGCCTGGGTAGTGGAAGTGGCCCAGTGCATCGCCAGAGAGCGTCGTATCAGCATCGACGAGGTTGCCATGCAGACCACGGCCAACTTCTACCAGCTGTTTCGCCAGGCCGCTCCGGAGGTATCTGACGAGACTCGCGATGTCCTGGCCCGGGCCGGCCTGGTGTAG